In the Glycine max cultivar Williams 82 chromosome 6, Glycine_max_v4.0, whole genome shotgun sequence genome, TAGAACCCAAacttttggttttcaaaacattgGATGCTAATATCCGTTCCAACACactgtttttgtgtgtgtgtgtgctttcaatgcaattacttctatttttttatttgctgtGTTTATTACATGGAATATCCATTTGGTATGAAGTCTGCACTTTATATTTGCGTTTGTTTCTTAAAAACAGGTAGATTTATTTGTTTGCTTCTTGTATTACTATTCTTTATTTATGCAGCATTTGCAGTATAGGAATATTATCAATGACATACTTATTTTTGCTATCTATTATTTCTTTTGGTTTAAGTCTTCTTTTATTTCCCtgctttaaaattaaagttattgtGTGCTTGTTTTAATTCAGATAGGAATGGGAATATATCTCAGCACTCCAAAAACTGAAAAGTTTTCTGAAGATGGTGAAAATGACTGTCTTAGATATGGTTTATCATCCATGCAAGGGTGGCGTGCAACAATGGAAGATGCTGTGAGTAATCATAGTAAAAACTGCTAGTTTTATAaatcaattgtttttttcttataaatccAGAATTTTAAAGTGAATATATTGTTAATATGCTGTTGATTTTTTGTTCTCTTCTCTTTTGTTAGCATGCTGCATATACTGATCTGGATGAGTCCACTTCATTTTTTGGTGTCTATGATGGCCATGGAGGTAAGGTTTGAAAAGTTTAACTACTTGGATTGATGGCAGAATGCAATTACACATGTTGTTTTTACCATGCTAGgatgatttattttacttttttccattttgtctctcttttggaGAGCATCTCACACTCCTAGTCCTACTTCCTCCTTCTAATAAGTAGAGCATTTTTCTGGTACAAAAGTCAAGGTCCATTTATGCTTATGCTCCCTCTACTACTTGGGATTTTACCATGAAAGCCATATATTTTGACTTGAGCTACAAAATATTCCCCAACAGAACAAGAGGAATATACTGCATAAATTATGTATAGTTTGAAATCAATGCTGTGTTATGGATGCTCACATAATCCCAAAATTTCAGGTAAGGTGGTTGCAAAGTTTTGTGCCAAGTTTCTTCATCAACAGTTGTTCAAAAGTGAGACATACTTAACTGGAGATATAGGAGCCTCCCTTCAGAAAGCCTTTTTGAGGTTAGATGTAAAAAGATGACCGCTTCTATTGTACTTAACGGCAGTTCCTCTGCCTGAATTCTGCAATTAAATGATAAACTGGTTTCAGTGTTTCATGCTTGTGAGGAGTTGAATTTTTGTACTATTTAAGACCTTCAATTTGGATCATCAGCTAAGATCTCAGTTTTGTAGATTTTAtcatcaatcatttttttatctttaatacaCAAAGAAGTGTAGTTGACAACGGTCTCTTGCTGTCTCTCAAAGTTTCTTAGATATGTTTTATGCACTTAAATAATTGGAAGAGTATGGAGAATTATCTTTTTTCATGACAAGTTGTAGCCCACTTATTTGTTGCCCGATTATTGTGTTTCATATTCATTAATTTACTGCATCCCCTAAAGCTTACATCTTGTGGAGCGCACATGAAGTATGGTACTAAATATCTTCTCTTTCCTGGTCTAATtgagaaagaataaaaagtaaCTACATTGATTACATATACATCTCACCTCACACCCTAAAACAAAAATCCaattataaaaagttataaactGGTATTTTCAATATAATGCAGAATGGATGAAATGATGCGTGGTCAAAGGGGATGGAGGGAATTATCAATATTGGGGGATAAGATAAACAAGTTTACTGGGATGATAGAAGGGTTGATTTGGTCTCCACGAAGCAGTGATGGGAATTGCCATGTTGATGATTGGGCTTTTGAGGAGGTAGGTATGACATTTGAAGAAGGATATCTTAAATAATTCTCTTCAGTTCACTGCTTCATTGGATATGCTTGGTAATTTGGTGCATGGTGTATTGCTTTAAGTAGAAATAAGCTTTTTTCTGTATCTCCCTAATTTGAATTTACTTGTTGCAATCAGGGGCCTCATTCTGATTTTGCTGGACCAACTTCAGGAAGCACTGCCTGTGTTGCAGTTATTAGAAACAACCAACTTGTTGTTGCAAATGCTGGTGATTCGCGTTGTGTGATATCCAGGAAGGGCCAGGTAAACTTATAGAATGGAAATTCTTGGAACATTAAGTATGCCTATTGTCCACAAATATATACTTGAGTACAAATGAACATAAAATGGTGCTTCATATGTCTAAACACTGTGTACATTGGGAAATGTCTGTCTCTTAATTTGGCTGTCAAAGgtgttggggggggggggggggactttTGAAGGCATAGAGTATGGATTGTCTCTTTTTTGTAGACTAAATATTTTCAGTCTCTATTAGTTGCAAATCCTGTAGATAACTTGCATTGTTTTACTATGTCTGTTTTCTACAGGCATACAATTTGTCTAGAGACCACAAACCTGATCTTGAGATTGAGAAGGAAAGAATCTTAAAAGCTGGTGGTTTCATTCACGTAGGACGAGTCAATGGAAGTTTAAATCTTGCAAGAGCTATTGGTAACGTTTTTAAAcgaatatttaaactttttttttttcatttataatgtgAGCGAACAGCCTGGGCTGGGCTCCTGCATCTTTTGCTGAGGAGGATCCATGAATTTATGTACTTGATGAATATAAAATCACACATGAACAACTTTCTACTTGTTGtattttgtatgttttattttggttctttaCAAGAGAAGAAAATTGGTATGCTCGTATAATTGAACTATTGAAGATTTCAAATTTGTATATCTTTCTGTTCATTGTGCTGATTTCTTTGTGAAGAGGCAGATTCCTTTTGGGATTTAGAGGGGTGGGGTGGGGTGGGGTGGAACGGAATGGATTATAAagtttaaattctttaatatgTTTCAATTTACTGCAGGTGACATGGAATTTAAACAGAATAAGTTTCTTTCTGCTGAAAAACAAATTGTAACTGCCAATCCAGACATCAACACTGTAAGTTGGTTACTTTAATTCAATTCAGCTAGCTGCTTCAGTGATAGGATCCATAATAAAATGCATCTGTTGGGCTAACAACTACTTTAACCTATTCAACTGTTATAACTGATAAATTATTTGTTGacttgatattttattataggTTGAGCTTTGTGACGAAGATGAGTTTGTGGTGTTAGCTTGTGATGGCATATGGTATTCTACTTATGCTTCCACGTCTCTGTTTGATTCTGAATGTTATAatgtatttggatgatgtcatttacattattaaagatttaaaatgtaataacgCCAATGGTTTTTCATTCTAGGCACACTAGGTAGATAATGTTTATGCCAGTCTTCTGTGGGCGGGATAAGTTACAAGTTTTATGCCTATAAATGAGTAAATTAAACCAATCTCCTTTTAAAATTACACACTGATACAAACACCTAGTTTCAGAAATTACACAGAGCTGCCCTATTTTCAGTTTCCATCAAACAAATGCCTTCATTTACTTTTCTTAGATGGATGTAAATTGAGGCCTTAGCATGCCAATGCCATCTACCAAAAGATTGTTGACACCGAGTGTGATTCTGAAAATTGTAATTTGCTTGCATATTCTCCTTCAGATGgcccttttgaaaataataatttgtttctcATTATTGTCAGGGATTGCATGTCAAGTCAACAACTGGTTGATTTTGTTCATGAACAATTGCACTCGGTGAGTTCTTAGCTGTCACCCTTTTCTAAGGAGATGGTAATGTATTTAACTCAATTAAGAAGTAGCTGTCATACTTGTGTTCCCAAATTATGGttattgatgatattttttaatgcatTACTTAGTACTTTGACGGATAAGAACTGTGCCATTTATGCTTGTAGTAGTTTGGGAGCATTACTAAAGGATGCTACTGAGTAATATATCATGTTTCTTATGGTGGACAGAGTCACACTGTGTTGCTCTTTCTCACTTAATGCACTTCTCTACAATAGCCATTGTCTTTTACTATACTCAATCATCTCTATTTCCGATCAAATCAGAAAATGTGTGTTGTGCCCGAATTGTCTATGAAGTGATTATATTATCTGTGGTAGGAAACAAAACTTTCTGCCGTGTGTGAAAGAGTACTTGATCGGTGTTTGGCACCATCAACTGCCAGTGGTGAAGGATGTGACAACATGACCATGATTGTGGTGCAGTTCAAAAGACCTGCTCAGTCCAGTGTACCAGCAGAAGAGTCCTCTTCAAACTGACAAGCTGAACCTGAAACAAAACTAGAGAGAAGTGAGAGTTAGCATTATTCCTCAGTGACAGTTCAAATAttgtatcatatatatatatataatatatatgtgtgtgtttagTGTGCAACAGTGATTAGAATGCGTCCGCATGGTCATCTTCCTTTCATCCCACATTATACACAACTGCTATTCCAATTACCGTAAAGAATAGTACCAGTTTTTCTCCCGTTTCTTCTCTCTCGTGTCTACTTTTCACTCTAAAAAGTCTGTTCTGTATATTCAATGCGGCTCCAAATATCAGTAATTGTAGTTATAATCAACAATATGCAAGAATGCTACTAGCTCGGGTTTAAGCTAAAGAGAAACATAACCTAAAATGGGTGATGTCTTCTTGACATAGACAAATATTTCCTTTTGATACACTGCTTTCAATATACTTTCTGTGATTAATCATTGACAAGTATATAAAAAAGAGACTATTATTGGCATTCGTTCACACAGTGACACGTGTCTATGATGCTCTTCTAGTGTCCAGCTAAGGAGGATTGGGTCCACATGAGTCATCCATTGAGTACATGTGATCTCTGGCATACAATGACACGCTTCCAATCGATCTGTGAAATAAATGAGATCTTAATTGAAGGAAAATGAGGGTAGTTATTCTCGGTTTTTACGGGCTAGAGTTTTATACATTGTTTTCTTGGTAAAGCTGTGCAGATTTCGGTTATACAATAAATCATTTATGATTTATCTCTTAATTGAAAGAGAAACTAAATGCTTACTGAACTTAAATGATATAATCACTATTAAGAGGGAGAACAAAAATTCTTATTTAAGCATCTTTATGTGAtttggattattattatttcgatttttatttagtttatttttgaggaccaacttttatttgttgatCAACAAACAAATGAAATGCCATTAACTAGAGTGATATTAGCCCCAAAAACattcaagtgacttatttttcaattttgaaacaACACTTAATAAATCAAAAgttaaaatacataaacaaaaaaatattgttcaaAGTATTAAATTTCATCGTAAGTCAACATAAtctaaagtttattttaaaaaatacaaaaagtaaTATAAACTTAATATGCTAACAATTCGGTTTGATTCAATTCAATGTTGAACATAAGATctgaaaatcaattcaaactGAATAAAAGGACAACTTTTATGTTCTCAGTTTATTCAGTATTCAATTTGTTGAATTACTTTGACGATTTGAAACAGTTTGACGATTTAAATATCTTCGATTTGGCACCAGTGGGCTCTAAAAATTGAAAGGTTTTTATACAAATTGTAAGGTAGCATTAtgtatttatacatttcatcaTTGGTTTACAGATTGATGTGATGTGAACACATCTCAATTCCCTTATTTCCCTCTTTTCCCAGCAACATACACTTCCAACTCTCTATCATCAGCCCCGAAAGCCTCAACTACATATGCCTGCAattcagaaaaaagaaaaattgtatgaGCTTAAGTAATCCCAAGCATATAATTTAGTATAGGAAACATGAATATATTTATAGGCCGAAATACTCACAATCTAATATACAAAATTGGTCCTCAAAAGTTATTGCAAGTACAAGGAGACTTTTTTTATACACAATTGTCAGCATTAATCAGCAGGAATTTCCAGAATGATACAAATAATTTGCATACCAATCAATCATTAACTGAAAGACTGGTATGCAATTCCAATCTCCAAGACCATTTCCAAGACAAAGTGACCCTAGAGAAACAACAATGATAAAAAAGgggttaataaaataaaatgaataaataatacatatacTGATAATATGAAAGTCTTTCACACTGTAActgacttaaaaagtcatatctaagatgatttttagttATTTGACATTGTAAAAACTTTTACACTAACAATGCATATTAagctcaaataaaaataaaatcatatatgcaCTAACAATGCTATTATCTAATCACAAACCGCTATGCACATGatactatatttttataataattatcttaaaagtcatattaataAAGATTTCTTATTAATGACagcgtaattttttttacagttaTATTACATACCTATTAAGCtccaaataaaatatcatgtaaaATCAAATTACGTTTACATAAACTCATTCTTAGTAAAACATCATCAGTTACCTTCATGCCTCCATTTTGGGATCGGGAACATAAGAAAAGGTCCCCGTGAGATAACTCAATAAAATCAACATTTATTAGGCAATTGAGCAAATGTTCCTGCATTGGGGCTACACCCCacaatcatcatcttcttgaaGACAGAAAAGGCTCGATCTTTGTTTCCTGACTTACTATGCCCACGGATGAGAGCATTATAAGTGAAGACATTTGGTTCAAGACCCATAAATTGCAGTTCCTCGAACATCTTTCCGGCTTGGTCCACCA is a window encoding:
- the LOC100787778 gene encoding probable protein phosphatase 2C 60, with product MGIYLSTPKTEKFSEDGENDCLRYGLSSMQGWRATMEDAHAAYTDLDESTSFFGVYDGHGGKVVAKFCAKFLHQQLFKSETYLTGDIGASLQKAFLRMDEMMRGQRGWRELSILGDKINKFTGMIEGLIWSPRSSDGNCHVDDWAFEEGPHSDFAGPTSGSTACVAVIRNNQLVVANAGDSRCVISRKGQAYNLSRDHKPDLEIEKERILKAGGFIHVGRVNGSLNLARAIGDMEFKQNKFLSAEKQIVTANPDINTVELCDEDEFVVLACDGIWDCMSSQQLVDFVHEQLHSETKLSAVCERVLDRCLAPSTASGEGCDNMTMIVVQFKRPAQSSVPAEESSSN